Proteins encoded together in one Mustelus asterias unplaced genomic scaffold, sMusAst1.hap1.1 HAP1_SCAFFOLD_122, whole genome shotgun sequence window:
- the LOC144484637 gene encoding uncharacterized protein LOC144484637, with protein sequence MGKLWKCGDCGKGYMCPSRLEIHRRSHTGERPFSCCVCGKGFTQSSELRTHQLVHTGKRPFTCSVCRKGFTQSSSLQKHQRVHTGKKPFTCCVCGKRFSQLSNQQRHQRVHTGERPFTCPVCGKGFRQLSTLRTHQRVHTGERPFTCTVCGKGFTQLSTLQKHQRVHTGERPFTCSQREKGFTKSSSLQTHQRVHTGERPFTCSQCGKGFIASSSLQTHQRVHTGQRPFTCPKCEKGFTNSSSLRTHQRVHTGERPFTCSQCGKGFRVSSQLLRHQQIHE encoded by the coding sequence ATggggaaactgtggaaatgtggggactgtgggaagggatacatgtgcccatctcggctggaaattcatcgacgcagtcacactggggagaggcccttcagctgctgtgtgtgtggaaagggattcactcagtcatccgaactgcggacacaccaactagttcacactgggaagaggccattcacctgctctgtgtgtaggaagggattcactcagtcatccagcctgcagaaacaccagcgggttcacactgggaagaagccattcacctgctgcgtgtgtgggaagagattcagtcagttatccaaccagcagagacaccagcgagttcacactggggagagaccattcacctgccctgtgtgtgggaagggattccgtcagttatccaccctgcggacacaccagcgagttcacactggggagagaccattcacctgcactgtgtgtgggaagggattcactcaattatccaccctgcagaaacatcagcgagttcataccggagagaggccgttcacctgctctcagcgtgagaaaggattcaccaagtcttccagcctgcagacacaccagcgagttcacactggggagagaccattcacctgctctcagtgtgggaagggatttattgcctcatccagtctgcagacacaccagcgagttcacaccggacagaggccattcacctgcccgaagtgtgagaagggattcactaactcatccagcctgcggacacaccagcgagttcacactggggagaggccgttcacctgctctcagtgtgggaagggattcagagtttcatcccagctgctgagacaccagcaaattcacgagtga
- the LOC144484639 gene encoding uncharacterized protein LOC144484639 yields the protein MEKPWKCVDCGKGFGFPSQLEVHRRSHTGERPFTCSVCGKGFTHSYNLLTHQRVHTGERPFTCPVCGKGFTRSSHIVTHQLVHTDERMFTCSDCEKSFKCKKDLLTHQRIHTGERPFTCSVCGKGFIQSSHLQTHQLVHSDNKLFNCSHCEKSFKNKKDLLTHQYAHTGERPFTCCVCGKGFSRPSALLNHQRIHTGERPFTCSDCGKGFTRSSNLLNHQRVHTGERPFTCSVCGKGFSQSSNLLTHQKVHSAERPFTCSVCGKGFSHLSYLLKHQRVHTGERPFTCNVCGKGFIQSSHLLTHQRVHKRLQGLDSTLNDAVNHIQD from the coding sequence atggagaaaccgtggaaatgtgtggattgtgggaagggattcggtttcccatcacaactggaagttcatcggcgcagtcacactggggagagaccgttcacctgctccgtctgtgggaagggattcacccattcatacaaccttctgactcaccaacgggttcacactggggagaggccgttcacctgccctgtgtgtgggaagggattcactcgctcatcccacattgtgacacaccaacttgttcacactgatgagagaatgtttacatgttctgactgtgagaagagttttaaatgcaaaaaggatctgctgacacaccaacgaattcacactggggagagaccgttcacctgctctgtgtgtgggaaaggattcattcagtcatcccacttgcagacacatcaacttgttcactctgataacaaactttttaattgttcccactgtgagaagagctttaaaaataaaaaggatcTGCTAACGCACCAatatgctcacactggggagaggccattcacctgctgtgtgtgtgggaagggattcagccgtccatctgccctattgaaccaccagagaattcacactggggagaggcccttcacctgctcagactgtgggaagggattcactcgttcatccaacttattgaatcaccagcgagttcacactggggagaggccgttcacctgctctgtgtgtgggaagggattcagtcagtcatccaacctgctgacacaccagaaagTTCACAGtgcggagaggccatttacctgctctgtctgtgggaagggattttctcatttatcttatcttctgaaacaccagcgagttcacactggggagaggccgttcacctgtaatgtctgtggaaagggatttattcagtcatcccacctgctaacacaccagcgagttcacaaacgactgcaaggtttggattctactcttaatgatgctgttaatcatatccaggactga
- the LOC144484638 gene encoding uncharacterized protein LOC144484638, giving the protein MEKPWKCGDCGKGCKTPSELQIHRRVHTGEKPHTCSVCGKGFTRLYHLQRHRLVHTGERAFICFECGNGFAHLPDLQRHQRVHTGERPFICLVCGKGFMQLSNLSKHKVTHTNEKPFKCSDCGNGFKSSRELMIHQRIHTGERPFSCSHCTKTFRTSSHLREHQRIHTRERPFTCSVCGKGFTHSSSLLSHNLTHIQERPFKCSDCGSGFKSSRDLVIHQRIHTEERPFSCSHCTKRFRTSSSLREHQRVHTGGRPFTCCLCGKGFTQSSSLRRHQRVHK; this is encoded by the coding sequence atggagaaaccgtggaaatgtggggactgtggaaagggttgcaaaaccccctctgagctgcaaattcatcgacgtgttcacactggagagaagccgcacacctgttctgtgtgcgggaagggattcactcggttatatcatctgcagcgacatcggctggttcacactggagaaagagcgttcatctgctttgagtgtgggaacggattcgctcatttacctgatctgcagagacaccagcgcgttcacactggagagagaccattcatctgcttggtgtgtgggaaaggatttatgcagttatccaacctgtcaaaacacaaagtcactcacaccaatgagaaaccctttaaatgctctgactgtggaaatggtttcaaaagctctcgggaactgatgatccaccagcggattcacactggggagagaccgttcagctgctctcactgcacaaagacatttagaacatcatcccacctgcgggagcaccagcgaattcacaccagggagagaccgttcacctgctctgtgtgtgggaagggattcactcattcctccagcctgctgagtcacaatctcactcacattcaggagagaccctttaaatgctctgactgtggcagtggtttcaaaagttctcgggatctggttatccaccagcgcattcacactgaggagagaccgttcagctgctctcactgcacaaagagatttagaacgtcatccagcctgcgggagcaccagcgagttcacactggggggagaccattcacctgctgtttgtgtgggaagggattcactcagtcatccagcctgcggagacaccaacgagttcacaagtga